One part of the [Synechococcus] sp. NIES-970 genome encodes these proteins:
- a CDS encoding AarF, predicted unusual protein kinase, with protein sequence MVFSLTQSSSRQREIIEIVFSNGWDFMKSLLTGGKADKPQIPPPEVFRNILVELGPFYVKLGQLLSTRPDLLPPKYIEALTALQAKVPTVPWFEIEQTIRQQLPKPLEEVFQEINPNPIAAGSIAQIHKAVLRTGQAVALKVQRPGIDQIVAQDITLIKGIAELAALTDFGQDYDVIALAKEFTKAVQAELDFRTEAAYTDQLRRNLAKSRWFDPEKLTIPEIYWEFTTEKLLVMEWLDGKPLLEADVPENQRQAITTILFRAFFQQIFVDGFFHADPHPGNIFYLDNHAVALIDFGMIGRLDPRTQKLLTEMLLAIVDMDAQSCAQLTLELSEGSGDTNIARLEADYDRLLRKYYDRSLTQLNFSEVFYEILQVARSSRVKLPGNLGLYAKSLANLEGVARNFNPEVNLLDEIKPLITDIFRRQLIGDTPFQTMFRTVLDLKAISLRSPRQIDVILDRLSSETLQWNLNLRELDGLRRSIDDSANRLSFSIVVGSLIMGAAIITVSPNRQLMIVNEILFGAASLLGLWLIISILRSGRLK encoded by the coding sequence ATGGTTTTTTCCCTGACCCAGAGCAGTTCTCGCCAGCGAGAAATCATTGAAATTGTTTTCAGCAATGGCTGGGATTTCATGAAAAGCCTCCTGACTGGCGGTAAGGCTGATAAGCCGCAAATTCCGCCTCCGGAGGTGTTTCGCAATATCCTGGTGGAACTCGGTCCTTTTTATGTCAAGCTTGGTCAGCTCCTTAGCACTAGGCCAGATTTGCTCCCGCCCAAGTACATTGAAGCCCTCACTGCGCTCCAGGCAAAGGTGCCGACTGTACCCTGGTTTGAAATCGAGCAGACCATCCGGCAACAGCTCCCCAAGCCCCTAGAGGAAGTTTTCCAGGAAATTAACCCCAACCCGATCGCCGCCGGGTCGATCGCCCAAATTCACAAAGCAGTATTGCGGACAGGGCAAGCAGTCGCCCTCAAAGTACAACGGCCCGGCATCGACCAAATCGTCGCCCAGGATATCACCCTAATCAAAGGAATCGCCGAACTAGCAGCCCTCACTGATTTTGGCCAGGACTATGATGTGATTGCCCTGGCGAAGGAATTTACCAAGGCGGTTCAGGCAGAACTCGACTTCCGTACCGAAGCGGCCTACACCGATCAACTGCGGCGCAACCTGGCAAAGAGTCGTTGGTTTGACCCAGAAAAATTGACCATTCCCGAAATTTATTGGGAATTCACCACTGAAAAGCTTCTTGTGATGGAGTGGCTCGATGGCAAACCGCTCCTAGAAGCCGATGTACCCGAAAATCAGCGCCAGGCGATCACGACCATTTTGTTTCGGGCCTTTTTTCAGCAGATCTTTGTAGATGGTTTTTTCCATGCCGATCCCCACCCTGGCAATATTTTCTATCTGGATAATCATGCTGTGGCATTGATTGACTTTGGGATGATTGGTCGCTTAGATCCGCGAACCCAAAAGCTTTTGACAGAAATGCTCTTGGCGATCGTTGACATGGATGCCCAGAGTTGTGCTCAGTTGACCCTAGAGCTATCTGAGGGGTCGGGGGATACAAACATCGCCCGTTTAGAAGCGGACTATGATCGCCTGTTGCGAAAATATTATGACCGCAGCCTGACGCAACTCAATTTTAGTGAGGTATTTTACGAAATTTTGCAGGTGGCCCGCAGCAGTAGGGTAAAGCTACCCGGTAATTTGGGCCTCTATGCAAAAAGTTTGGCAAATCTGGAAGGGGTAGCCCGTAATTTCAACCCAGAGGTCAACTTACTCGATGAAATTAAACCACTAATTACGGATATTTTTCGACGACAACTCATTGGTGATACCCCGTTTCAAACGATGTTTCGTACGGTCTTAGATCTCAAAGCTATCTCTTTGCGATCGCCGAGACAAATTGATGTGATTCTTGATCGCCTCAGTTCCGAAACTTTGCAATGGAACCTGAACCTACGAGAACTCGATGGCCTGCGCCGCAGTATTGACGATTCTGCCAATCGCCTTTCTTTTAGCATCGTTGTGGGTTCTCTGATTATGGGGGCAGCGATTATCACGGTTTCCCCCAATCGCCAGTTAATGATTGTGAATGAGATTTTATTCGGCGCCGCCAGTCTTCTAGGATTGTGGTTGATTATCAGTATTCTGCGGTCTGGACGCTTGAAATAG
- the cysE gene encoding serine acetyltransferase, whose amino-acid sequence MLSTLLADFRIIFERDPAARNWLEVLFCYPGLQALIVHRVSHGLYRLGLPFIPRFLSHIARFFTGIEIHPGARIGHGVFIDHGMGVVIGETAIIGDYCLIYQGVTLGGTGKESGKRHPTLGENVVVGGGAKVLGNIEIGDNVRIGAGSVVLRHVPSDCTVVGIPGRIVYRSGVKVNPLEHGSLPDSEATVIRTLLDRIEALEEQVQTLQGQREPELAAVHRSYLKDSCRLSDREIQQFLDGAGI is encoded by the coding sequence ATGCTTTCCACCCTCCTTGCCGACTTTCGCATCATCTTTGAACGGGATCCCGCTGCGCGTAACTGGCTTGAAGTTTTATTTTGTTACCCCGGCCTCCAGGCGCTCATTGTGCATCGGGTTTCCCATGGTCTCTATCGGCTGGGACTCCCCTTTATTCCCCGCTTTTTATCCCATATTGCCCGCTTTTTCACTGGCATTGAGATTCACCCAGGGGCCCGCATTGGCCATGGGGTTTTTATTGACCATGGTATGGGCGTCGTGATTGGCGAAACAGCGATCATCGGTGACTACTGCCTAATTTACCAAGGGGTTACCCTCGGCGGTACAGGCAAAGAAAGCGGCAAACGACACCCGACCCTCGGCGAAAATGTTGTTGTCGGTGGCGGGGCGAAGGTGCTAGGTAATATTGAAATTGGTGACAATGTGCGCATCGGTGCGGGATCTGTTGTGCTCCGTCATGTCCCCTCTGACTGCACCGTAGTAGGTATTCCTGGGCGTATTGTGTACCGCTCTGGGGTCAAGGTAAATCCTTTGGAGCATGGCAGTCTGCCAGATTCTGAAGCGACAGTAATTCGTACCCTTTTAGACCGCATCGAAGCCCTCGAAGAACAGGTGCAAACTCTCCAAGGCCAACGGGAGCCGGAATTAGCCGCTGTTCACCGTAGCTATCTCAAAGACAGCTGTCGTTTGTCTGACCGAGAAATTCAGCAATTTTTAGACGGTGCTGGTATTTAA
- a CDS encoding ABC transporter family protein: MPIIEVDSLSKIYPVALKQPGFKGTLKHFFQRQYRQIKAVEAVTFHIEPGEIVGFLGPNGAGKTTTLKMLTGLVYPSTGVVRVAGAIPCQRQRDFLKNISLVMGQKQQLLWDLPALDSLRINAAVYDIPEPIFQERLTELSTMLSLGGKLTQPMRKLSLGERMKAELLAALLHHPQVLFLDEPTLGLDVNAQVAVRNFLREYNQRYGATILLTSHYMADITALCERVLLIHQGKLIYDGSLEQLLDRFAPYREVRIELTESYSREALSFFGEVEHIDGQEVRFLVKRESLTQSIAKILENLPVVDLSVNDPPVEEVIGRVFDAGIVA; this comes from the coding sequence ATGCCGATTATTGAAGTCGATTCTCTCAGCAAAATTTATCCCGTTGCCCTCAAGCAGCCCGGCTTCAAAGGCACTCTCAAGCACTTTTTCCAGCGGCAATACCGCCAGATAAAAGCAGTCGAAGCCGTCACTTTTCACATCGAACCCGGTGAAATTGTTGGTTTCCTCGGGCCAAATGGAGCGGGTAAAACCACCACCCTCAAAATGCTGACAGGGTTGGTTTATCCCTCCACCGGCGTTGTCCGGGTCGCTGGTGCGATTCCCTGCCAACGGCAACGGGATTTTCTCAAAAACATTAGCCTTGTCATGGGCCAAAAACAACAACTGCTTTGGGATTTACCCGCCCTCGATTCCCTGAGGATCAACGCCGCCGTTTACGATATTCCTGAGCCAATTTTTCAAGAACGCCTCACTGAACTCAGCACGATGCTATCCCTTGGGGGCAAACTCACCCAACCCATGCGGAAGCTCTCCCTCGGCGAACGGATGAAAGCAGAACTTCTGGCCGCGCTGTTGCATCATCCCCAGGTTTTGTTTTTAGATGAGCCAACCCTTGGTTTAGATGTCAATGCTCAGGTGGCCGTGCGAAACTTTTTGCGAGAATATAACCAGCGTTATGGCGCGACCATTCTCTTGACGAGTCACTACATGGCCGACATTACTGCCCTTTGTGAACGGGTGCTACTCATTCATCAGGGCAAGCTCATTTATGACGGTAGTCTAGAGCAGCTATTGGATCGCTTTGCCCCCTACCGAGAAGTACGGATCGAATTGACGGAGAGCTATTCCCGCGAAGCCCTCAGCTTTTTCGGGGAGGTAGAGCACATCGACGGCCAGGAAGTCCGTTTTTTAGTGAAGCGAGAATCTTTAACCCAGAGCATTGCGAAAATTCTGGAAAATCTTCCTGTAGTCGACCTGAGCGTTAATGACCCCCCTGTTGAAGAGGTGATTGGGCGGGTCTTTGATGCAGGGATTGTTGCCTAG
- a CDS encoding RlpA-like protein → MYFPKFTGLLSSLGVPLLMAAAGVTVHQGGVIATNTEPGSPTHLDTQRESLAENPLCQLATDLASPPVARLVRNPAPAANLPTVNWATTLFQRFTENLGLDFLVTLEEPLPVVPRVTVLPRPGTSPSPGAAQLVSYDPDQGSNQTYQLWIQGQPIASLRSQEEADRLAQKLEQLIQMEGFDAAAIAPTLHEGKPAIAQGEQILLVIDEKITQEEIINHEILAMRWANNLRLALGVPALDMVTAQTKMYQLQESNQSLEGLASWYGPYFHGRLTANGETYDQYALTAAHPDLPLNTFLKVTNLNNQRSVIIRLNDRGPYIPPRSLDLSLGAAQCLNSVETGVIPYKATLMTPKEETPKAIAPDMI, encoded by the coding sequence ATGTATTTCCCGAAATTTACCGGATTATTGTCTAGTTTGGGGGTTCCCCTCCTCATGGCTGCGGCTGGTGTGACTGTGCACCAGGGTGGGGTGATCGCCACCAACACCGAACCAGGCAGTCCCACCCACCTTGATACCCAACGGGAAAGCCTTGCTGAAAATCCCCTTTGTCAGTTAGCCACAGACTTGGCCAGTCCCCCAGTGGCACGGCTTGTTCGGAACCCGGCCCCCGCAGCCAATCTCCCAACGGTCAACTGGGCAACGACTTTATTCCAGCGTTTTACTGAAAATTTAGGCCTTGATTTTCTCGTGACCCTAGAGGAGCCCCTCCCTGTTGTTCCTCGGGTAACGGTTTTACCCCGGCCTGGAACATCTCCCTCCCCAGGGGCGGCCCAGTTGGTCAGTTATGACCCAGACCAAGGGAGCAACCAGACCTATCAACTGTGGATCCAGGGTCAACCGATCGCCTCCCTTCGTTCTCAGGAAGAAGCAGACCGCTTAGCCCAAAAGCTAGAACAGCTCATCCAAATGGAAGGCTTTGACGCGGCGGCGATCGCCCCGACCCTCCACGAAGGTAAACCGGCGATCGCCCAAGGGGAACAAATCCTGCTGGTGATCGATGAAAAGATCACCCAAGAAGAAATCATCAATCATGAAATTTTGGCCATGCGCTGGGCCAACAACCTCCGCCTTGCCCTGGGAGTCCCTGCCCTTGATATGGTGACTGCCCAAACCAAAATGTACCAACTACAAGAAAGTAATCAATCCCTTGAAGGTTTAGCTTCTTGGTATGGCCCATACTTCCATGGTCGTCTGACTGCTAACGGTGAAACCTACGACCAATATGCCCTAACCGCAGCCCACCCCGACCTCCCCTTGAATACTTTTCTTAAGGTCACTAATCTCAATAATCAGCGCAGCGTGATTATCCGTCTCAACGACCGGGGGCCCTATATTCCACCCCGGAGTTTAGATCTTTCCCTTGGGGCCGCCCAATGTCTCAATAGTGTCGAAACAGGGGTGATTCCCTATAAGGCGACGCTCATGACCCCCAAGGAAGAAACCCCAAAGGCGATCGCCCCTGATATGATCTAG
- a CDS encoding UvrD/REP helicase domain protein — MASHLTSDQRQFLAHLAQGLRPGQDRLAQWQSGPMAIAAVPGSGKSHALAVAAVLTLARQPLSSEKQLVIVTFTRAAAEGIKQKIYDHLKGAQLPLTGFSVQTIHGLALQIASRHPESSGLDLELVTLQDVPKNHPIFQEAVDQWIQDHDALFEKLCQGARSDQEATEQLRRRFALRTEILPQLAHTVIHECKSSNLSPALVAQLGAEMQDEYQLLTIAAGIYANYQRLTAQANLIDYDDLILGAIRVLETPELQAYWQGQISGIFEDEAQDSSPLQEQLIRLLATDPQSGVCNLVRVGDPNQAINSTFTPADPFYFNRFCQAVDCAEIHHAGRSSFPIIEAANQFLRWASQTISPPDRFAFRWQEICPVQADDPQVEANPAPAGAGVECYHPENIYETVAQMGDRLERLLSDNPDHSAAILVRTQRQGKFIADQLAEQFRETSIQLYDARIGASASYLVQELQHILRFLERPHSPDCLKAALEVIGDRQKIPTQDVTRLALAPEKFLYPSPLDPNFVFPGAQAAQALCDRLLTAHWQLPHYQLLPFLAMTLDYDAQELATVQKLSERIAQQTQGSKHLRHTLEILEGLHRDGFEGIELDTNHRYTRPSQITILTMHKAKGLDWDYVFLPFLHKSEIPGSSWIPNSAKFLGDYDPTAVARAQIRQFVHHQAQGRSPKTANKQVKTLWAEAQQLKTEEEYRLLYVAMTRAKRLLWLAAAKQAPFSWSTFNPGQGKLQPQEPCPIFAILRGENP; from the coding sequence ATGGCCTCGCACCTCACCAGTGACCAGCGACAGTTTTTGGCACACTTAGCCCAGGGACTCCGCCCTGGTCAAGATCGTTTAGCCCAGTGGCAGTCTGGCCCGATGGCGATCGCCGCAGTGCCTGGTTCGGGAAAGTCTCATGCCTTGGCCGTTGCCGCCGTATTGACCCTGGCGCGACAGCCGTTGTCATCGGAAAAACAATTGGTGATCGTCACTTTTACCCGGGCAGCAGCTGAAGGCATTAAACAAAAAATCTACGACCATCTCAAGGGGGCTCAATTGCCCCTCACAGGGTTTTCTGTGCAGACTATCCACGGCCTTGCGTTACAGATTGCCAGTCGTCATCCAGAAAGCTCCGGCTTAGATCTAGAGCTGGTTACTCTCCAGGATGTCCCCAAAAATCATCCTATTTTCCAGGAAGCGGTGGATCAGTGGATCCAAGATCACGACGCTTTGTTTGAAAAATTATGCCAAGGAGCCCGCTCTGATCAAGAGGCCACGGAACAGTTGCGCCGCCGTTTTGCCCTCAGGACAGAAATTTTGCCCCAATTGGCCCATACGGTGATCCATGAATGCAAGAGCTCGAACCTTTCTCCGGCGCTAGTCGCCCAATTGGGGGCCGAGATGCAGGATGAATATCAACTGTTGACGATCGCCGCTGGCATCTACGCAAACTACCAACGGCTCACGGCCCAGGCGAATCTGATTGATTATGATGATCTGATTTTGGGGGCTATTCGTGTTCTTGAAACGCCAGAGCTCCAGGCCTATTGGCAGGGGCAAATTTCTGGGATTTTTGAAGATGAAGCCCAGGATTCGAGCCCACTCCAGGAACAATTGATTCGCCTGTTGGCGACAGATCCCCAGTCCGGGGTGTGTAATCTTGTGCGGGTAGGAGATCCAAATCAGGCGATTAATTCTACTTTTACCCCAGCGGATCCGTTCTATTTCAATCGTTTTTGCCAAGCGGTGGATTGCGCAGAAATTCACCATGCAGGCCGCTCTAGTTTCCCGATTATTGAGGCAGCCAACCAATTTTTACGCTGGGCCAGCCAGACCATTTCTCCGCCAGATCGTTTTGCCTTCCGCTGGCAAGAAATCTGCCCTGTCCAAGCTGATGACCCCCAGGTTGAGGCAAATCCTGCACCCGCGGGGGCTGGCGTTGAATGCTATCACCCCGAAAATATTTATGAAACTGTGGCGCAGATGGGCGATCGCCTTGAAAGATTACTCAGCGACAATCCAGACCATAGCGCCGCTATTTTGGTCCGGACCCAGCGCCAGGGCAAGTTCATCGCCGATCAACTGGCCGAACAGTTTCGTGAAACATCCATTCAGCTCTATGATGCCCGCATTGGCGCTAGCGCCAGCTATCTTGTACAAGAATTGCAGCACATTCTCCGGTTCCTGGAGCGGCCCCACTCCCCCGATTGTCTTAAAGCAGCTCTGGAAGTGATTGGCGATCGCCAAAAAATTCCGACCCAAGATGTAACTCGTTTAGCCTTAGCTCCCGAAAAATTTCTCTATCCCAGTCCCTTAGACCCTAACTTTGTTTTTCCTGGAGCCCAGGCTGCCCAAGCCCTATGCGATCGCCTCTTGACGGCCCATTGGCAACTGCCCCATTACCAACTGCTCCCTTTTTTAGCCATGACCTTGGACTATGACGCTCAAGAGTTGGCGACGGTCCAAAAACTCAGTGAACGTATCGCCCAGCAAACCCAAGGCTCCAAACATCTCCGCCATACCCTAGAAATTCTCGAAGGTCTTCACCGGGATGGCTTTGAAGGCATTGAGCTTGACACTAATCACCGCTACACCCGCCCTAGCCAAATTACAATCCTCACCATGCATAAGGCGAAGGGGCTCGATTGGGACTATGTTTTTTTACCTTTTTTACACAAATCAGAAATCCCCGGCAGTAGTTGGATTCCTAACAGCGCCAAGTTCCTCGGGGATTATGATCCCACCGCCGTAGCCCGTGCCCAGATCCGTCAATTTGTCCACCACCAGGCCCAAGGGCGATCGCCAAAGACCGCGAATAAACAGGTCAAAACCCTCTGGGCAGAAGCCCAACAGCTCAAAACTGAAGAAGAATATCGCCTGCTTTATGTGGCGATGACCCGTGCGAAGCGTCTCCTCTGGCTCGCAGCCGCCAAGCAAGCCCCCTTTTCTTGGAGTACCTTCAACCCTGGCCAAGGGAAATTACAACCCCAGGAACCCTGCCCCATTTTTGCCATACTGCGCGGTGAAAACCCCTAG